A region of Piscinibacter gummiphilus DNA encodes the following proteins:
- a CDS encoding DUF3141 domain-containing protein: MTPGERLARSHVASTKVNAVLQKRTQLARERLAAAVSDAGKKASESGAAAAAFDPLHWASWAVDAAQRQVLFLDALWQRGNNYLEHNAEGLSPVLHFAHETVLDGRTFDRPVNYALLRIVPPAGVTIDPQRRPYVIIDPRAGHGPGIGGFKDDSQVGVALRGGHPVYFVVFFRDPEPGQTLLDVCEAERRFVREVRELHPKSEKPAIVGNCQGGWAAMMLAASNPDDMGPIVINGAPMSYWSGAWSAGEGDNPMRYSGGLLGGTWLSSFSADLGNGRFDGAHLVKNFENLNPANTYWDKYFHLYDQADTEPPRFLEFERWWGGYYLMNRDEIEWITRNLFVGNQLWSGDVKGLDGSHFDLRNIKSPIVLFASMGDNITPPQQAFNWVVDVYGSTEEIKARGQVIVGLQHESIGHLGIFVSGKVAKKEHNQIVSVLKSIERLPPGLYRMTIHEREDERDDHGGPVYDVEFDEHRLEDIAAAINRFARVDEKPFEAVAEVSDLNQRAYELFAQPWVQAFSNEFTATLARELHPLRMRNWAFSRLNPFLSWIAPAAEQVRANRQALAADDPLRRGERIAADLVSAGLDHYRAMRDASTEAGFFSIYANLFSLYAKDEARKAAPVDSEARAQPYVEAALAAIRQGGYLDALARIAALLQRDGAKVPLSRLELRSDIAKAYAAYFPEIDPHAWHLIRGQQDIIVHHAAAQALETLPDLLAHGDDRARTVELIDKLASDPRLADQNALGVQLAVLARIRAVLADGRALPAPAKAPRAAARTASKTPTRRTAPAPRRKAAA, translated from the coding sequence ATGACGCCTGGAGAACGCCTCGCCCGCAGCCACGTCGCGAGCACGAAAGTGAACGCGGTGCTGCAGAAACGAACCCAGCTCGCCCGCGAGCGGCTGGCCGCCGCCGTCAGTGACGCCGGCAAGAAGGCCTCGGAAAGCGGCGCCGCCGCGGCCGCCTTCGACCCGCTGCACTGGGCCAGCTGGGCGGTGGATGCCGCCCAGCGGCAGGTGCTGTTCCTCGACGCCCTCTGGCAGCGGGGCAACAACTACCTGGAGCACAACGCCGAGGGCCTGTCGCCCGTGCTGCACTTCGCGCACGAGACCGTGCTCGATGGCCGCACGTTCGACCGCCCCGTCAACTACGCGCTGCTGCGCATCGTGCCGCCGGCCGGCGTGACGATCGACCCGCAGCGCCGTCCCTACGTCATCATCGACCCGCGCGCCGGGCACGGCCCCGGCATCGGCGGCTTCAAGGACGACTCGCAGGTGGGGGTCGCGCTGCGCGGCGGCCACCCGGTGTACTTCGTCGTCTTCTTCCGCGACCCCGAGCCGGGCCAGACGCTGCTCGACGTGTGCGAGGCCGAGCGGCGCTTCGTGCGCGAGGTGCGCGAGCTGCACCCGAAGAGCGAGAAGCCGGCCATCGTCGGCAACTGCCAGGGCGGCTGGGCCGCGATGATGCTCGCGGCGTCGAACCCCGACGACATGGGCCCCATCGTGATCAACGGCGCGCCGATGTCGTACTGGAGCGGCGCGTGGAGCGCGGGTGAGGGCGACAACCCGATGCGCTACAGCGGCGGCCTGCTGGGCGGCACGTGGCTGTCGTCGTTCTCGGCCGACCTGGGCAACGGGCGCTTCGACGGCGCCCACCTCGTGAAGAACTTCGAGAACCTGAACCCGGCGAACACCTACTGGGACAAGTACTTCCACCTGTACGACCAGGCCGACACCGAGCCGCCGCGCTTCCTCGAGTTCGAGCGCTGGTGGGGTGGCTACTACCTGATGAACCGCGACGAGATCGAGTGGATCACGCGGAACCTGTTCGTCGGCAACCAGCTGTGGTCGGGCGACGTGAAGGGCCTGGACGGGAGCCACTTCGACCTGCGGAACATCAAGTCGCCGATCGTGCTGTTCGCATCGATGGGCGACAACATCACGCCGCCGCAACAGGCCTTCAACTGGGTCGTCGACGTGTACGGCAGCACCGAGGAGATCAAGGCGCGCGGCCAGGTCATCGTGGGCCTGCAGCACGAGAGCATCGGCCACCTCGGGATCTTCGTCTCCGGCAAGGTCGCGAAGAAGGAGCACAACCAGATCGTCTCCGTGCTGAAGTCGATCGAGCGCCTGCCGCCCGGCCTGTACCGCATGACGATCCACGAGCGCGAGGACGAGCGCGACGATCACGGCGGACCCGTGTACGACGTCGAGTTCGACGAGCACCGCCTGGAGGACATCGCCGCCGCGATCAACCGCTTCGCCCGCGTCGACGAGAAGCCGTTCGAGGCGGTGGCGGAGGTCTCCGACCTGAACCAGCGCGCGTACGAGCTGTTCGCTCAGCCGTGGGTGCAGGCGTTCTCGAACGAATTCACCGCCACCCTCGCGCGAGAGCTGCACCCGCTGCGCATGCGCAACTGGGCGTTCTCGCGCCTGAACCCGTTCCTCTCGTGGATCGCGCCGGCCGCCGAGCAGGTGCGGGCGAATCGCCAGGCCCTCGCCGCGGACGATCCGCTGCGGCGCGGCGAACGCATCGCGGCCGATCTCGTCAGCGCGGGGCTCGATCACTACCGCGCGATGCGCGACGCCAGCACGGAAGCGGGCTTCTTCTCGATCTACGCGAACCTGTTCTCGCTGTACGCGAAGGACGAGGCACGCAAGGCCGCGCCGGTGGACAGCGAGGCGCGGGCCCAGCCCTACGTGGAGGCGGCGCTCGCGGCGATCCGCCAGGGCGGCTACCTCGACGCGCTGGCGCGCATCGCCGCGCTGCTGCAGCGCGACGGGGCCAAGGTGCCGCTCTCGCGCCTCGAGCTGCGCAGCGACATCGCGAAGGCCTACGCCGCGTACTTCCCCGAGATCGACCCGCACGCCTGGCACCTCATCCGCGGGCAGCAGGACATCATCGTCCACCATGCCGCGGCCCAGGCGCTGGAGACCCTGCCGGACCTGCTGGCCCACGGCGACGACCGCGCCCGCACGGTGGAGCTGATCGACAAGCTCGCGAGCGATCCGCGGCTGGCCGACCAAAACGCGCTGGGCGTGCAGCTCGCCGTGCTGGCCCGCATCCGTGCGGTGCTGGCCGACGGCCGTGCGCTCCCGGCGCCGGCGAAGGCACCTCGCGCCGCCGCCAGGACCGCATCCAAGACCCCGACCCGTCGCACCGCCCCGGCCCCGCGCCGCAAGGCCGCGGCCTGA
- a CDS encoding phosphate acetyltransferase, whose amino-acid sequence MTTAHEKYDRLIARARLLPPTPTAVAHPCDRSSLEGAVQAAESGLIVPILVGPADRIAAVAKEHGLDISRYEVVDAEHSHAAAETAVRLVREGRAEALMKGSLHTDELMGAVVKRETGLRTARRVSHCFVMDVPRHPDALIITDAAINIAPTLEEKADILQNAIDLAHALGIEDVRVAVLSAMETINAKVPSTLEAAALCKMVDRHQITGAMVDGPLALDNAIDPEAAAIKKIDSPVAGRANVLLVPDLEAGNMLAKSLSFLAGADAAGIVLGAKVPIILTSRADSVPTRLASCAVAVLVAQARRSAPSGVVR is encoded by the coding sequence GTGACCACCGCCCACGAGAAGTACGACCGCCTGATCGCCCGGGCCCGTTTGCTGCCGCCCACCCCCACCGCGGTGGCCCATCCCTGCGACCGCAGTTCGCTCGAGGGGGCCGTGCAGGCCGCCGAAAGCGGCCTCATCGTCCCGATCCTCGTCGGCCCGGCCGACCGCATCGCCGCGGTCGCGAAGGAACACGGCCTCGACATCTCCCGCTACGAGGTGGTGGACGCCGAACACAGCCACGCCGCCGCCGAGACCGCGGTGCGCCTGGTGAGGGAAGGACGCGCCGAGGCGCTGATGAAGGGCAGCCTGCACACCGACGAGCTGATGGGCGCCGTGGTGAAGCGCGAGACCGGGCTGCGCACCGCGCGGCGCGTGAGCCACTGCTTCGTGATGGACGTGCCGCGGCATCCCGACGCGCTGATCATCACCGACGCGGCGATCAACATCGCCCCGACGCTCGAGGAGAAGGCCGACATCCTGCAGAACGCGATCGACCTCGCCCACGCGCTGGGCATCGAGGACGTGCGCGTGGCGGTGCTGTCGGCGATGGAGACGATCAACGCGAAGGTGCCGTCGACGCTCGAGGCGGCGGCGCTGTGCAAGATGGTCGACCGCCACCAGATCACCGGGGCGATGGTCGACGGCCCGCTCGCGCTCGACAACGCGATCGACCCCGAGGCCGCCGCGATCAAGAAGATCGACTCGCCGGTGGCCGGCCGCGCGAACGTGCTGCTGGTGCCGGACCTCGAGGCCGGCAACATGCTCGCCAAGAGCCTGAGCTTCCTCGCCGGCGCCGACGCGGCGGGCATCGTGCTCGGCGCGAAGGTGCCCATCATCCTGACCAGCCGGGCGGACTCGGTGCCCACGCGACTCGCATCCTGCGCGGTGGCGGTCCTCGTCGCCCAGGCCCGCCGTTCCGCCCCCTCCGGCGTGGTGAGGTGA